A segment of the Acidimicrobiales bacterium genome:
GCACGGGACGGGCGATCCCGAGGTCGCGGCGGAAGTCGTCGAAGCGGCGGATGCCCCGGAAGGCGTCCCGCAGCACCAGGATCGTCCAGCGGTCGCCGATCACCTCGAGGGTGCGAGCGATCGAGCACGAACCGCTGGGATCGGTGGCCTGGGGCTCGCCCACGAGGGGCACGCTAGCAGTCGGTTCGCGAACAGAACCGAATCGGTTCGCCCGCCGAACCGACCTCGTCAGCTCCGGAGCCGGCGGGCCTTCGCCTCGAGGCTGGCGAGCAGGTCGCCGAACGACGCGGAGAACGAGGCCACGCCCTCGTCCTCGAGCACGCGGGTGACGTCGTCGAGGTCGACGCCGACGTCGGCGAGGGCGTCGAGGTGGGCCCGGGCGTCGTCGACCCCGGCGTCGACGGTGCGGGCCACGGTGCCCTCCTGCTGGAAGGCGTCGATGGTGCCGTCGGGCATGGTGTTCACGGTGTCGGGGCCGATGAGGGTGTCGACGTACAGCGTGCTCGGGTACGACGGGTTCTTGGTGGAGGTGGAGGCCCAGAGGGGCCGCTGCACCCGTGCCCCGCGCGCCGCCAGGGCCTCCCACCGGGGGCCCGAGAAGCGCCGGAGGAAGTGCTGGTAGGCCAGCTTCGCCTGGGCCACGGCCGCCTTGCCGCGCAGGGCCAACGCGGCGTCGGTGCCGATCGCCTCGAGGCGGCGGTCCACCTCGGTGTCGACGCGGCTCACGAAGAACGAGGCCACGCTGTGCACCCGCGCCAGGTCGCCGTCGCAGGCCTCGAGCCCCGACTGGTACGCCTCGATCACCCCGTCGTAGCGCTCGAGGCTGAAGATCAGGGTGACGTTCACGTTGTGACCGTCGCCGATGA
Coding sequences within it:
- the tal gene encoding transaldolase, with the translated sequence MSRLVDLYRSQGQSPWLDNLRRGYLASGQLQRLIDQGVRGLTSNPTIFQKAIEGSTDYDAEFAELVAGGAPVDAAYWQMAVEDIGHALDLFAPLYETSGGTDGFVSLEVDPGLARKTAETTAAARDLHQRIAAPNLLVKIPGTAEGLPSVRSVIGDGHNVNVTLIFSLERYDGVIEAYQSGLEACDGDLARVHSVASFFVSRVDTEVDRRLEAIGTDAALALRGKAAVAQAKLAYQHFLRRFSGPRWEALAARGARVQRPLWASTSTKNPSYPSTLYVDTLIGPDTVNTMPDGTIDAFQQEGTVARTVDAGVDDARAHLDALADVGVDLDDVTRVLEDEGVASFSASFGDLLASLEAKARRLRS